The Flexibacter flexilis DSM 6793 DNA segment TCGCCATTATTGATGCACCAAACTTCTGCCTCGCAGAAGTGCATACGGCGGCCTTGCTTGAGTACCCAGCCAATCGCGTGCGCTTTTTGGCCGATACCGGGGTTAAGATACGAAATTTTTATTTCCCCCGTAACAACATGATAATTGGCTGGCACAAGCGTAGAAGCCGCAAAACCCGCCACGATGTCGGCCATCGTAGCCACCAAACCGCCATGCAAAAAGCCAATATTTTGTTGGTGGTTTTTGTTAATATCCAACCAACCTTCTGTACGCCCTTCTTCGATGGTGGTAAGTTTGAAGCCGAACAAGTGCATAAAATGTTGGCCTCCTAATTTGGCTTCTACCGCCGCCTTAAAGTCAGGGTTAAGTGCTTTTATCATCGCTTGTAAAGATTGTAATTTATTGAAAATAAGATTTTTATAAAAAATCTATTTAACTAAAGTCAAAAATGCTGCCACCACAGGCGCAGCCAATAGCAGGCCGTCGAAGCGGTCAAGGAAGCCGCCATGCCCAGGGATAATGTCACCCGAATCTTTGATGGCAATGCTGCGTTTGAGCATAGATTCCACCAAATCGCCATACGTTCCCACGCACACCATCACGCAGGCAATAACGAGCCATTTCCAAAGCACCAAATCCGTAAAAAACAGCGAAAGCACATAAGCCACCACTAAGGCCAAAGCCATACCGCCCGCGAAGCCTTCCCACGATTTTTTGGGAGAAATGCGCTCGAAAAGGCGTGTTTTACCAAACTTGCTACCCGCAAAATAGGCACCCGAATCGCTCGACCACAGCAGTAACATTGTTCCCATTACCACATGAAAACTATAGCCGTTGCCTTGCGAGAAAGCCGCCACATTCATCATAGAAAACGGCATTGCCACATAAATAATTCCCATGAAAGTATAGGCCACATTGGTAAACGGCTTATTTTCAATGTGATATAGTTTAACTAAAAAAACTAAACCCAACAACACGGGTAGCAATACGAGCCATTGGGCAGGGATTAAATTTTTTTGCTGAAAG contains these protein-coding regions:
- a CDS encoding PaaI family thioesterase; translation: MIKALNPDFKAAVEAKLGGQHFMHLFGFKLTTIEEGRTEGWLDINKNHQQNIGFLHGGLVATMADIVAGFAASTLVPANYHVVTGEIKISYLNPGIGQKAHAIGWVLKQGRRMHFCEAEVWCINNGERKMVAKASATMVVIPPQGETK
- a CDS encoding phosphatidate cytidylyltransferase: MQSPLSRMSNLGQRVVAGIIGGALMVGGICFSEWTYFLLFGAILFFAQKEFYKLSIGDGHAPLTNLGGVIGLLLFGFTFFQQKNLIPAQWLVLLPVLLGLVFLVKLYHIENKPFTNVAYTFMGIIYVAMPFSMMNVAAFSQGNGYSFHVVMGTMLLLWSSDSGAYFAGSKFGKTRLFERISPKKSWEGFAGGMALALVVAYVLSLFFTDLVLWKWLVIACVMVCVGTYGDLVESMLKRSIAIKDSGDIIPGHGGFLDRFDGLLLAAPVVAAFLTLVK